In the genome of Gloeotrichia echinulata CP02, one region contains:
- the cobJ gene encoding precorrin-3B C(17)-methyltransferase: MKVPPAVVVLGQNSLSVARQIISVLPGATLYGLAGRTTEVDISFTNFGDTLRELFAQGKPLIGICASGILIRTLAPLISDKRQEPPVLAVAEDGSAVVPLLGGLNGVNDLARRIAAALNVQAAITTTGDLRFRTALLSPPPGYYLANPDDAKTFISDLLAGAKVKLEGTAPWLSDSQLPIDADGELTIKITERLVTPSPNCLVYHPATVAIGMSGTQGNAAVNLNLVRQLLADEEIAPPSVAGIFAPITAAANPAIQAVASALNVPARFFTPNQLEYLLSQGYTSAQAAALIATNTEPIPHTSLREAAPTAPLSTSLPKSPSLSLSPHPIDPNTIGQPRGRLAVIGTGPGGSRWMSTEVKEILKDATDLVGYKTYLDLVGSLGDGKRRHESDNREELARAAIALDLAAEGRYVAVVSSGDPGIYAMAAAIFEVVDQHNKPEWDSIHIHVAPGISAMQAAAATIGAPLGHDFCVISLSDILKPWSIIAQRIAAAAAADFVIAFYNPVSKERIWQLAEARNILLDYRTGDTPVVLGRNLGRLGQTVKVITLEQLAPDVADMRTVILVGSSKTRTIRRNDGSISVYTPRQY; the protein is encoded by the coding sequence ATGAAGGTTCCACCCGCCGTTGTAGTATTAGGTCAGAATAGTCTATCAGTAGCACGCCAAATCATCAGCGTTCTACCAGGGGCGACCCTATACGGTTTAGCGGGTCGCACCACTGAGGTTGATATTAGTTTCACGAATTTTGGCGACACCTTGCGAGAATTGTTTGCCCAAGGAAAGCCCTTGATTGGTATTTGTGCTTCTGGTATATTGATTAGAACCCTAGCGCCGTTAATCTCTGATAAACGCCAGGAACCGCCTGTTCTGGCTGTGGCTGAAGATGGTAGTGCTGTTGTCCCTCTTTTGGGTGGATTGAATGGGGTGAACGATTTAGCACGCCGTATTGCTGCGGCGCTAAATGTCCAAGCAGCCATTACGACTACCGGAGACTTGCGTTTTCGCACGGCGCTGTTGTCTCCTCCCCCTGGTTATTATTTAGCTAATCCAGATGATGCGAAGACGTTTATCTCTGATTTGCTAGCTGGTGCAAAAGTGAAGTTAGAGGGAACAGCACCGTGGTTGAGTGATAGTCAACTACCTATAGATGCTGATGGTGAATTGACGATCAAAATTACTGAACGTTTGGTGACTCCCTCTCCCAATTGTTTAGTTTATCACCCAGCAACTGTGGCAATTGGCATGAGTGGCACCCAGGGGAATGCAGCGGTAAATTTAAATTTAGTCAGACAACTACTCGCAGATGAGGAAATAGCCCCTCCATCAGTGGCGGGAATATTTGCACCAATCACCGCTGCTGCAAATCCAGCTATCCAAGCGGTTGCTAGCGCCTTGAATGTGCCTGCACGGTTCTTTACTCCAAATCAGCTAGAATATTTATTATCCCAAGGTTACACAAGCGCCCAAGCAGCAGCCTTAATCGCCACCAACACGGAACCAATTCCCCATACTTCTCTACGAGAGGCTGCGCCAACGGCTCCGCTCAGTACAAGTCTCCCCAAGTCCCCATCTCTCTCCCTCTCCCCCCACCCCATCGACCCCAACACTATCGGTCAGCCACGGGGGCGATTAGCGGTTATTGGTACCGGTCCTGGTGGGTCGCGGTGGATGTCAACAGAGGTGAAAGAAATTCTCAAGGATGCAACTGACCTGGTGGGTTACAAAACTTACCTTGATTTAGTGGGTTCCTTGGGTGATGGGAAGCGACGCCATGAGTCTGATAACAGGGAAGAATTAGCACGGGCGGCGATCGCACTGGATTTAGCCGCTGAGGGACGATATGTAGCAGTAGTTTCTTCGGGAGACCCCGGTATTTACGCAATGGCTGCAGCGATTTTTGAGGTGGTTGACCAGCACAATAAACCGGAATGGGACAGCATCCACATTCATGTTGCACCAGGAATCTCGGCTATGCAAGCCGCAGCAGCTACGATTGGTGCGCCTCTTGGTCATGACTTTTGTGTGATTTCTCTGTCTGATATTTTGAAGCCTTGGTCAATTATTGCACAACGAATTGCTGCAGCGGCTGCAGCTGATTTTGTCATTGCTTTCTACAATCCGGTTTCTAAGGAGCGTATTTGGCAATTAGCAGAAGCCAGAAATATTTTACTAGATTATAGAACGGGCGATACTCCGGTTGTGTTAGGACGGAATCTTGGTAGACTAGGACAGACGGTCAAGGTGATTACCCTTGAGCAGTTAGCGCCAGATGTCGCCGATATGCGGACAGTTATTCTCGTTGGTTCCAGCAAAACTCGGACAATTAGGCGCAATGATGGAAGTATCTCGGTTTATACGCCACGCCAATATTAA
- a CDS encoding precorrin-2 C(20)-methyltransferase, with amino-acid sequence MSNKSGGRLYGIGVGPGDPELLTLKALRLLQTAPVIAYQSATDRDSIARGIIAQYLNGNQIEVQYHLPRALEPEKAKSIYDKEVEPIAQHLAAGRDVVVVCEGDPFFYGSFMYLFTRLSDKYETEVVPGISSLMACPVALGVPFTYYNDVLKVLPAPLPAEELTKQLLTTNAAAIIKLGRHFTKVRDILHQLGLASRAKYIERATTARQRIISLDEVDPAEVPYFAMIIIPTKQQL; translated from the coding sequence ATGAGTAACAAAAGCGGCGGTCGTCTCTACGGAATAGGTGTCGGACCCGGCGATCCAGAACTATTGACCTTAAAAGCACTGCGGCTATTGCAAACTGCCCCTGTAATTGCCTATCAATCAGCGACAGATCGCGATAGTATTGCTAGGGGAATCATCGCCCAGTATCTCAACGGTAATCAAATCGAAGTCCAGTATCACCTCCCCCGCGCCCTAGAACCAGAAAAAGCCAAATCCATTTACGACAAAGAAGTTGAACCAATCGCCCAGCATCTCGCCGCCGGGCGGGATGTAGTAGTAGTATGTGAAGGAGACCCGTTTTTCTACGGTTCCTTCATGTACTTATTCACAAGATTATCTGACAAATACGAAACCGAAGTTGTCCCCGGAATTTCCTCACTCATGGCTTGTCCCGTAGCATTAGGCGTACCATTCACCTACTACAACGATGTTCTCAAAGTCCTCCCAGCCCCATTACCAGCAGAAGAATTGACAAAACAACTATTGACGACCAACGCCGCCGCAATTATCAAACTAGGTCGTCATTTTACCAAAGTGCGGGATATCTTGCATCAGCTAGGACTAGCATCACGCGCTAAATATATAGAACGGGCGACGACCGCAAGACAACGTATAATATCCCTTGATGAAGTTGATCCCGCCGAAGTACCCTATTTCGCCATGATTATCATCCCGACAAAACAGCAATTATAG
- the cobG gene encoding precorrin-3B synthase, whose amino-acid sequence MPTLRFSNHLVPASHGEGVLFLLSSFSACPGLFYATPAQDGILSRIRIPGGMINSKQCRAIANIADEFGGGYVDITNRANLQLREIRSLMNAEVLKRLQDLGLGSRNTIVDHIRNIMTSPTAGIDRQELIDTRPFVRSWDNYIVAHPELSGLSAKFSVCFDGGGRVSVGDRLNDIAFVAVLVDGSVFFRLYLSVGAKGEPPTDMGILLAPEECLPVLAALADVYLKHNDPSRKRKLRLQELLHNIGCENYLQEVQQHLPFPLRSRHQYIDVAEKISRTNYSATHSDSVQNYIASCSSTALPCPKECTAHSTTHSDSVQNYIASRGTALPCPYECTALGRETPYQHIGIHPQRQLGLYYIGVVLPLGRLETYQIRGLADVAEKYSRGNLRLTPWQNLLLTDIPQEWLTDVQNQIAVLGLDCSTTNIHSALVACSGNRGCAASATDTKTHALALAEYIQTHITLECPVNIHFSGCGKSCAQHSKSDIALLGVSIEDNKTKEGYNVYVGDGDKDQQFGRLLYQSVIFAEVPALIERMLKVYKIQRMTADESFGEFANRYAIADLKRLFTQSQKIEKLQRCKFIG is encoded by the coding sequence ATGCCAACTCTCAGGTTTAGTAACCATCTAGTACCTGCGTCGCACGGGGAAGGAGTTCTGTTTTTGCTGTCTAGTTTTAGCGCCTGTCCAGGCTTATTTTACGCCACACCTGCCCAAGATGGTATCTTGTCTCGCATCAGAATACCAGGCGGGATGATTAATAGTAAACAGTGCCGTGCGATCGCCAACATTGCAGATGAGTTTGGCGGTGGTTATGTTGATATAACGAATCGCGCTAACCTCCAACTGAGGGAAATTCGCTCGCTGATGAATGCTGAAGTCTTAAAGCGTCTACAGGATTTGGGTTTGGGTTCTCGCAATACTATTGTAGACCACATCCGCAATATTATGACCAGTCCCACGGCGGGTATTGATCGTCAGGAATTGATTGACACCCGTCCCTTTGTGCGAAGCTGGGATAATTACATCGTCGCACATCCTGAGTTATCAGGACTATCGGCAAAATTTAGTGTTTGCTTTGATGGTGGTGGAAGAGTTTCAGTGGGCGATCGCCTAAATGATATCGCCTTTGTCGCCGTCTTAGTTGATGGTAGTGTTTTCTTTCGCCTGTATTTGAGTGTCGGTGCGAAGGGAGAACCACCAACCGATATGGGAATCTTATTGGCGCCAGAGGAATGCTTACCAGTTTTAGCAGCTTTGGCTGATGTCTATCTCAAGCATAACGACCCCAGCAGAAAACGCAAACTGAGGTTGCAAGAGTTATTGCATAATATAGGTTGTGAAAATTATCTCCAAGAAGTTCAGCAACATCTACCCTTCCCCTTGCGTTCTCGTCATCAATATATAGATGTTGCAGAGAAAATTTCCAGAACCAATTATAGCGCAACACATTCAGATTCAGTACAAAATTATATCGCCAGTTGTAGTAGCACAGCATTGCCGTGCCCAAAAGAGTGTACCGCTCATAGCACAACACATTCAGATTCAGTACAAAATTATATCGCCAGTAGGGGCACGGCATTGCCGTGCCCGTATGAGTGTACCGCACTAGGTCGGGAAACGCCATATCAGCATATCGGCATTCATCCCCAACGTCAGCTAGGTTTATATTATATCGGCGTAGTTTTACCCCTCGGTCGTTTAGAAACTTACCAAATTCGGGGTTTAGCTGATGTGGCAGAAAAATACAGCCGTGGTAATCTCAGACTAACCCCTTGGCAGAATTTGCTCCTCACCGATATTCCCCAGGAATGGCTTACGGATGTGCAAAACCAAATCGCTGTTTTAGGATTAGATTGCTCAACCACCAATATTCACAGTGCATTAGTTGCCTGTTCTGGGAATAGAGGATGTGCAGCTTCTGCAACTGACACCAAAACTCACGCCTTAGCATTAGCAGAGTATATTCAAACTCATATTACCTTAGAATGTCCAGTTAATATACACTTCAGCGGCTGCGGTAAATCCTGCGCCCAGCATAGCAAAAGTGATATTGCATTGCTAGGTGTCAGCATTGAAGACAATAAAACTAAGGAAGGCTATAACGTTTATGTTGGTGATGGTGACAAAGACCAACAATTTGGACGCCTACTCTACCAGTCAGTGATTTTTGCAGAAGTACCAGCATTGATAGAGCGGATGTTAAAGGTCTATAAAATTCAACGTATGACTGCTGATGAATCCTTTGGGGAATTTGCAAATCGATATGCGATCGCAGACTTAAAGCGCTTATTTACCCAATCCCAGAAAATAGAAAAACTGCAGCGTTGCAAATTTATAGGATGA
- a CDS encoding AAA family ATPase: MYRLRNYINECALLLYWIYFKPYTLKRWLQEIHPDLKPNDNPYIKLKQFPNNERLHRYAGQVFWLTAITPQLVVLPVGLIYTAVTQEHFAWFLSEMFLIAWVLGQVISRFSSVVFGEEFYFTVPGISILLAFVSLFLTNIASVVVSFVASGVSFSIAFDVALNVAFAVVTSVLCSAVYGVALSVTLGVASSVTVSVILGVTLSVTSVAPVGVGFSVVFGVFISVVLNLASGLASGLTSGVVFSVVFSVVFSVVFSVAFILGVLRVYFWLPELLWVGWLFLFTRQGRVSSKLHYLPPYFDQLIYLPLPFMDTMLVEAYHENPDAARNTIDYLTNSTNQQKVAANAIVNITLNTLERCRTFRDIITISEELAWIPSPPPLEMGRVLPQFLDISRSVQSADMATSAYRKVEILKNPIDSLNQIAKSVAFIKNPRVATASSNIAQKWLSILETARRDFEREPRYAQEIPQVYIAGAALDPETAKNRFKGRQDLFREIEKIALTSLPPTLLLYGGRRTGKTSTLKYLPQKVGGNLIPLRVDVQGIADAITLPGLAKSLVEQIIDSARTSRNLTLSPPNQKELNTDPFPTLRNWFTTIERTAPGKRFLLCLDEFERLEEVISSTGSRAPLNFLRHIIQDRAAWTLLFSGSHSLDEIESYWSDYLINTRSVRLTYLANSEAEELIRHPVPNFPDIYLPEAVERIIYWTRCQPYLVQLLCSELVDYLNLKYPENALNIQANSQDVDSIIDKALISGNGYFDELWKNSLNQEQRDCIKNLITKTTPTREDRRVWGKLIKKEILKPDSNDGVCFEVPLIERSIMQKIEEER; this comes from the coding sequence ATGTATCGCTTGCGGAATTATATTAATGAATGCGCTCTTCTTCTTTACTGGATTTATTTCAAACCCTATACTTTAAAACGATGGTTACAAGAGATTCATCCTGACTTAAAACCTAATGATAATCCTTATATTAAACTGAAACAATTTCCTAATAATGAGCGTTTACATCGCTACGCAGGACAAGTTTTTTGGCTAACAGCAATCACCCCTCAGTTAGTTGTTTTGCCGGTAGGTCTGATTTATACTGCCGTAACTCAAGAACATTTTGCTTGGTTTCTTAGCGAAATGTTTTTAATTGCTTGGGTTCTTGGTCAGGTTATATCGCGATTTAGTTCTGTTGTTTTTGGAGAAGAATTTTATTTTACGGTCCCGGGTATTTCGATACTATTAGCATTTGTTAGTCTATTCTTGACAAATATAGCATCTGTTGTAGTATCTTTTGTAGCATCAGGTGTATCATTTAGTATAGCATTTGATGTAGCATTAAATGTGGCGTTTGCTGTAGTAACTAGTGTATTATGTAGTGCAGTATATGGTGTAGCATTAAGTGTAACACTAGGTGTAGCATCAAGTGTAACAGTAAGTGTAATATTAGGTGTTACATTGAGTGTAACATCTGTTGCACCAGTTGGTGTAGGATTTAGTGTAGTATTCGGTGTGTTTATAAGTGTAGTACTTAATTTAGCATCTGGTTTAGCATCTGGTTTAACATCTGGTGTAGTATTTAGTGTAGTATTTAGTGTAGTATTTAGTGTAGTATTTAGTGTAGCGTTTATATTAGGAGTGCTACGGGTTTATTTTTGGTTGCCCGAATTATTGTGGGTAGGATGGCTGTTTTTATTCACACGTCAGGGTAGAGTTTCATCAAAACTGCATTACTTACCTCCTTATTTCGACCAATTAATCTATTTACCTCTACCTTTTATGGATACTATGCTAGTAGAGGCATACCATGAAAACCCAGATGCAGCCCGTAACACTATCGATTACCTGACTAATTCCACCAATCAACAAAAAGTTGCAGCAAACGCCATAGTTAATATCACCTTAAATACCCTAGAACGTTGTCGTACTTTCCGTGACATTATTACTATTAGCGAGGAATTAGCTTGGATTCCTTCCCCTCCTCCTCTGGAAATGGGTAGAGTATTACCCCAGTTTCTCGATATTAGCCGTAGCGTCCAATCCGCAGACATGGCAACTTCCGCTTATCGCAAGGTAGAAATACTGAAAAATCCCATTGACTCTTTGAATCAGATAGCAAAGAGTGTTGCTTTTATTAAAAATCCTCGCGTTGCTACTGCTTCTAGTAACATCGCTCAAAAGTGGTTAAGTATCCTCGAAACTGCACGACGCGACTTTGAGAGAGAACCCCGTTATGCCCAAGAAATTCCTCAAGTTTACATTGCCGGAGCAGCCTTAGACCCCGAAACAGCCAAAAATCGTTTCAAAGGTCGTCAAGACCTATTTCGGGAAATTGAAAAAATTGCTTTAACGTCGCTTCCACCTACCCTATTACTCTATGGAGGTAGACGCACGGGTAAAACTTCTACTCTCAAATATTTACCCCAGAAAGTAGGCGGAAATTTAATTCCTTTAAGGGTAGATGTTCAAGGAATTGCGGATGCAATCACTCTTCCAGGATTAGCTAAATCTTTAGTAGAGCAAATCATTGATTCTGCACGAACTTCTCGTAATCTTACTTTGTCCCCACCCAATCAAAAAGAACTAAATACCGACCCTTTTCCTACTTTGCGAAACTGGTTTACCACCATTGAACGTACTGCACCAGGAAAAAGATTTTTACTTTGTCTGGATGAATTTGAACGTCTTGAAGAAGTGATTTCTAGCACTGGTTCTCGCGCACCCCTTAACTTTTTGCGCCACATTATTCAAGATCGTGCTGCTTGGACGCTGCTTTTTAGCGGTTCCCATAGTTTAGATGAAATCGAAAGCTATTGGAGCGATTATCTGATTAATACTCGTTCTGTTCGTTTAACTTATTTAGCAAATTCTGAAGCTGAAGAATTAATTAGACATCCCGTACCCAACTTTCCTGATATTTATCTTCCAGAAGCCGTAGAAAGAATTATTTATTGGACGCGCTGTCAACCTTATCTCGTGCAGTTACTCTGTTCTGAATTAGTAGACTATCTAAACCTAAAGTATCCTGAAAATGCTCTGAATATTCAGGCTAATTCCCAAGATGTCGATAGCATTATCGATAAAGCTTTGATAAGTGGTAATGGTTATTTTGATGAGTTATGGAAGAACAGTCTCAATCAAGAGCAACGAGATTGTATAAAAAATCTAATTACCAAAACCACCCCGACTAGAGAAGATCGTAGAGTTTGGGGTAAACTAATTAAAAAAGAAATTTTAAAACCTGATAGCAACGATGGAGTTTGTTTCGAGGTGCCTTTAATTGAAAGAAGTATTATGCAAAAAATCGAAGAAGAACGTTAA
- a CDS encoding precorrin-8X methylmutase has protein sequence MPDYIRDANEIYRNSFAIIRSEANLEILPADVAKVVVRMIHACGMTDIVTDVGYSPTAVLSGRTALAAGASILCDCRMIAEGITRKRLPANNQIICTLNEPTVPEIAQKLGTTRSAAALELWRSHLAGAVVAIGNAPTALFRLLEMLDQGAPKPAVILGFPVGFVGALESKAALAEDSRNVPFLTLHGRRGGSAIATAAVNALATEEE, from the coding sequence ATGCCCGACTACATTCGAGACGCCAATGAAATATATCGTAATTCTTTCGCCATCATCCGGTCAGAGGCGAACCTGGAAATCCTCCCAGCAGATGTAGCAAAAGTAGTAGTAAGAATGATTCATGCTTGTGGAATGACGGATATTGTTACCGATGTGGGATATTCACCAACAGCAGTGCTATCTGGAAGGACAGCATTAGCAGCAGGAGCTAGCATTCTGTGCGATTGTCGCATGATTGCCGAAGGAATTACAAGAAAGCGTTTACCAGCAAACAACCAAATTATCTGCACCCTCAACGAGCCGACAGTACCAGAAATTGCCCAGAAATTGGGTACTACTAGATCAGCAGCAGCCTTAGAATTATGGCGATCGCACCTAGCAGGAGCAGTAGTAGCCATTGGAAACGCCCCCACAGCCCTATTCCGCCTGCTAGAAATGCTCGATCAAGGGGCACCAAAACCAGCAGTCATCTTAGGATTTCCCGTTGGTTTCGTCGGTGCATTAGAATCCAAAGCCGCACTAGCAGAAGATAGCCGCAACGTACCATTTTTAACATTACATGGACGACGCGGTGGGAGTGCGATCGCCACTGCTGCAGTCAACGCCCTAGCCACGGAGGAAGAATGA